In the genome of Polaribacter sp. MED152, one region contains:
- the efp gene encoding elongation factor P, giving the protein MATTSDIRNGLCIRYNNDIYKIIEFLHVKPGKGPAFVRTKLKSVTNGKVVDNTFPAGRKIDDVRVETHKFQYLYNDGDTYHFMNEQDYSQIQLQKNALDTPELMKEGEVVTIIINSEDDMPLSVEMPLSVILEVTHTEPGVKGNTATNATKPATVETGATVNVPLFINEGDKIKVETTKGTYQERIKE; this is encoded by the coding sequence ATGGCAACAACATCAGATATTAGAAACGGATTATGTATTAGATATAATAATGATATCTATAAGATTATAGAATTTTTACACGTAAAACCAGGTAAAGGTCCTGCTTTTGTAAGAACTAAATTAAAAAGTGTTACCAATGGTAAAGTGGTAGATAATACTTTTCCTGCAGGTAGAAAAATTGATGATGTTAGAGTAGAAACTCACAAATTTCAGTATTTATATAATGATGGTGATACTTATCATTTTATGAATGAACAAGATTATTCTCAGATTCAATTACAGAAAAATGCTTTAGATACGCCAGAATTAATGAAAGAGGGTGAAGTGGTAACTATTATTATCAACTCAGAAGATGATATGCCTTTATCTGTAGAAATGCCATTAAGTGTAATTTTAGAAGTTACGCATACTGAACCTGGTGTAAAAGGAAATACAGCTACTAATGCAACTAAACCAGCAACTGTAGAAACAGGAGCAACTGTAAACGTCCCTTTATTTATCAATGAAGGAGATAAAATTAAGGTAGAGACAACTAAGGGTACTTACCAAGAGCGAATTAAAGAGTAA
- the lpxA gene encoding acyl-ACP--UDP-N-acetylglucosamine O-acyltransferase — translation MNQPLAYVHPQAKIARNVVIEPFTTIHNNVVIGSGTWIGSNVTIMEGARIGKNCRIFPGSVISAIPQDLKFDDEESTVEIGDNVTIRECVTINRGTKDRMITKIGDNCLIMAYCHIAHDCFVGENCIFSNNTTLAGHVTIGANVVLAGMVAVHQFASVGNHAFVTGGSLVRKDVPPYVKAAREPLSYVGINSVGLRRRGFTTEKIREIQDIFRILFQKNYNYTQAIDIIEAEMEATPERDEIIQFIKDSHRGIMKGYYKAN, via the coding sequence ATGAATCAACCATTAGCTTACGTTCATCCCCAAGCAAAAATTGCCAGAAACGTGGTAATTGAACCTTTTACAACCATACATAATAATGTAGTGATTGGTTCAGGAACTTGGATAGGTTCTAACGTAACAATTATGGAAGGTGCAAGAATTGGTAAAAATTGTAGAATTTTTCCAGGATCTGTAATCTCTGCAATTCCACAAGATTTAAAGTTCGATGATGAAGAAAGTACTGTAGAAATTGGTGATAATGTAACCATAAGAGAATGTGTTACCATCAATAGAGGTACAAAAGATAGAATGATTACTAAAATTGGAGACAATTGTTTAATTATGGCTTATTGTCATATTGCACACGATTGTTTTGTGGGTGAAAATTGTATTTTTTCAAACAATACAACTTTGGCAGGTCATGTAACTATAGGAGCAAATGTAGTATTAGCAGGTATGGTTGCTGTACATCAATTCGCATCTGTAGGAAATCATGCCTTTGTTACAGGTGGTTCTTTGGTAAGAAAAGATGTACCTCCTTATGTTAAAGCAGCAAGAGAACCATTATCATATGTTGGTATAAATTCTGTTGGTTTAAGAAGAAGAGGATTTACCACAGAAAAAATTAGAGAAATTCAGGATATATTCAGAATTCTTTTCCAAAAAAATTACAATTACACACAAGCAATAGATATAATTGAGGCAGAAATGGAAGCAACTCCAGAACGTGATGAAATTATACAATTTATAAAAGATTCTCATAGAGGAATCATGAAAGGATATTACAAAGCAAATTAA
- a CDS encoding bifunctional UDP-3-O-[3-hydroxymyristoyl] N-acetylglucosamine deacetylase/3-hydroxyacyl-ACP dehydratase gives MSKKQKTIQKEVTLSGVGLHTGNTVSMTLKPAPVNHGFAFSRVDLEGVPTIEAKAEYVVTTQRGTNLEKNGVQIQTSEHVLAAAVGLDIDNLLIEVDASEPPIMDGSSKYFIEALEKAGIEEQDAEIEEYVVKEIISYKDEVTGSEIILMPADEYQVTTMVDFGTKILGTQNATLDHISDFKEEIAAARTFSFLHEIEMLLENDLIKGGDLNNAIVYVDKELSQSTMQKLKKAFKKDDIAVKPNGILDNLNLHWANEAARHKLLDVIGDLALVGTRIKGKVIANKPGHLVNTQFAKKLAKIIKAEKRNNVPAYDLNQPPLMDIHQIMDILPHRPPFLLVDRILELSDKHVVGMKNVTMNENFFVGHFPGAPVMPGVLQVEAMAQCGGILVLSTVPDPENYLTYFMKMDNVKFKQKVLPGDTLIFKAELITPIRRGICHMQAYAYANGKLVAEAELMAQIAKKK, from the coding sequence ATGAGTAAAAAGCAAAAAACAATACAAAAAGAAGTTACGTTATCAGGTGTAGGTTTACACACTGGTAATACAGTTTCAATGACCCTAAAACCAGCCCCAGTTAATCACGGTTTTGCTTTTAGTAGAGTTGATTTAGAAGGTGTTCCAACAATAGAGGCCAAAGCAGAATATGTAGTTACTACTCAAAGAGGAACTAATTTAGAGAAAAACGGCGTTCAAATACAAACATCAGAACACGTTTTAGCTGCTGCTGTGGGTTTAGATATTGATAATTTATTGATAGAAGTAGATGCTTCAGAACCACCTATTATGGATGGATCTTCTAAGTATTTTATAGAAGCTTTAGAAAAAGCGGGTATAGAAGAGCAAGATGCAGAAATTGAAGAGTATGTTGTAAAAGAAATTATTTCTTATAAAGATGAAGTTACAGGTAGCGAAATTATTTTAATGCCTGCAGACGAATATCAAGTTACAACAATGGTAGATTTTGGTACTAAAATTTTGGGTACACAAAATGCTACTTTAGATCATATTTCTGATTTTAAAGAAGAAATTGCTGCTGCAAGAACTTTTAGTTTCTTACACGAAATTGAAATGTTGTTAGAAAATGATTTAATTAAAGGTGGAGATTTAAATAATGCAATTGTTTATGTAGATAAAGAGTTATCTCAAAGCACTATGCAAAAATTAAAGAAAGCTTTTAAGAAAGATGATATTGCAGTAAAACCAAATGGAATCTTAGACAACTTAAATTTACATTGGGCAAATGAAGCAGCTCGTCATAAATTATTAGATGTTATTGGAGATTTGGCGTTAGTAGGCACTAGGATTAAAGGTAAGGTTATTGCAAATAAACCTGGTCATTTAGTGAATACTCAATTTGCTAAAAAGTTGGCAAAAATTATAAAAGCAGAGAAAAGAAATAATGTTCCTGCTTACGATTTAAATCAACCACCACTTATGGATATTCATCAAATTATGGATATTCTTCCTCATAGACCACCTTTTTTATTAGTAGATCGTATTTTAGAACTTTCTGACAAACATGTTGTAGGTATGAAAAATGTAACAATGAACGAAAATTTCTTTGTTGGTCATTTTCCAGGAGCACCAGTAATGCCAGGTGTTTTACAAGTAGAAGCAATGGCTCAATGTGGAGGGATTTTAGTTTTAAGTACAGTTCCAGATCCAGAAAATTATTTAACGTATTTCATGAAAATGGATAATGTTAAGTTCAAACAAAAGGTTTTACCTGGAGATACTTTAATATTTAAAGCTGAACTAATTACACCTATTAGAAGAGGAATTTGCCATATGCAAGCCTATGCTTATGCTAATGGCAAATTAGTTGCAGAAGCAGAATTAATGGCACAAATAGCCAAGAAAAAATAA
- the lpxD gene encoding UDP-3-O-(3-hydroxymyristoyl)glucosamine N-acyltransferase, with protein MKFTAQQIADILEGEIEGNPNEEVSKLSKIEEGENGSLTFLSNPKYNPYLYTTNASIAIVDKTFVPEKEISTTLIKVDNAYKSFSKLLEFYNEVKNNKQGREAPHFISDSAKIGENEYIGAFSYIGENVSIGNNVKIYPNTYIGDNTTIGDDCVIFSGVKIYSETQIGNQCKIHSGCIIGSDGFGFAPNEQGQFKAVPQIGNVIIEDHVDIGSGSTIDRATLGSTIIRQGVKLDNQIQIAHNVEVGKNTVIAAQTGVAGSTKIGENCMIGGQVGIVGHLTIGNGVKIQAQSGITKNLKNNDVVQGTPAFGYTDFNKSYVYFRNLPKIAASVSNIEKELNTQKQK; from the coding sequence ATGAAATTTACAGCACAACAAATAGCAGACATTTTAGAAGGCGAAATTGAGGGAAACCCAAATGAAGAAGTTTCTAAATTATCTAAAATAGAAGAAGGTGAAAATGGTTCATTAACCTTTTTGTCTAATCCAAAATATAATCCTTATTTATATACTACAAATGCTTCTATTGCTATAGTTGATAAAACATTTGTGCCTGAAAAAGAGATTAGTACAACTTTAATTAAAGTAGATAATGCTTATAAGTCTTTCTCTAAATTGTTAGAATTTTACAATGAAGTAAAGAATAACAAACAAGGTAGAGAAGCACCTCATTTTATTTCAGATTCTGCTAAAATTGGCGAAAATGAATACATAGGCGCATTTTCTTACATTGGTGAGAATGTAAGTATTGGTAATAATGTAAAAATATATCCGAATACTTATATAGGAGATAATACTACCATTGGCGATGATTGTGTTATATTTTCTGGAGTTAAAATTTATTCAGAAACACAAATTGGTAATCAATGTAAAATTCACTCAGGCTGTATTATAGGTTCTGATGGATTTGGTTTTGCACCAAATGAACAAGGACAGTTTAAAGCAGTTCCACAAATTGGTAATGTTATCATAGAAGACCATGTAGATATTGGATCTGGATCTACAATAGATAGAGCAACTTTAGGATCTACAATTATTAGACAAGGTGTAAAATTAGACAATCAAATTCAGATTGCTCACAATGTAGAAGTTGGTAAAAACACTGTAATTGCAGCGCAAACAGGGGTTGCAGGTTCTACTAAAATTGGAGAAAATTGTATGATTGGTGGCCAAGTTGGTATTGTTGGTCATTTAACAATAGGTAATGGAGTAAAGATTCAGGCGCAATCTGGAATCACTAAAAATTTAAAAAACAATGATGTTGTTCAAGGCACACCAGCTTTCGGATATACAGACTTTAACAAAAGTTATGTATACTTTAGAAATCTGCCTAAAATTGCAGCATCTGTTAGTAACATAGAAAAAGAATTAAATACTCAAAAGCAGAAGTAA
- a CDS encoding HD domain-containing protein, giving the protein MKKKKPNKLKILNDPIYGFIQIPNTLIFDIIEHPYFQRLRRIAQMGFSSLVYPGANHTRFHHAIGCMHLMQKAVRVLRFKQIEISKEEENALCIAILLHDIGHGAFSHALENSIVNGISHEEISLKFMKDLNNEFGGKLSLAIQIFEGKYPRKFLCQLISSQLDIDRLDYLRRDSFYTGVTEGNISSDRLITMMNVKNDELVIEQKGIYSVEKFLIARRLMYWQVYLHKTGLVAENILVNILKRAKELAEKGEELYASSAFTYFLKNQITSNNFSENTLQQFAKLDDFDILSAIKEWTNHSDKVLSLLSQMIVNRKLLKIEIQKNEFSEEKVTKIKTKFAKKLDITAEELKYFVFTREIRNQAYQSEKPVFILSKKGKLKDIAKASDQLNLQALTKPVIKHFICYPK; this is encoded by the coding sequence TTGAAGAAAAAAAAACCGAATAAACTTAAAATTTTAAACGATCCTATTTACGGATTTATTCAAATTCCAAACACCTTAATTTTTGATATTATAGAACATCCTTATTTTCAGCGATTAAGAAGAATTGCACAAATGGGGTTTTCTAGTTTGGTTTATCCTGGAGCTAATCATACTCGATTTCATCATGCTATTGGTTGTATGCACTTAATGCAAAAAGCTGTTCGTGTTTTAAGATTTAAACAAATAGAAATTTCGAAAGAGGAAGAAAATGCTCTGTGTATTGCCATTCTTTTGCATGATATTGGTCATGGTGCTTTTTCTCATGCCTTAGAAAATAGTATTGTAAACGGAATATCTCATGAAGAAATATCACTTAAATTCATGAAAGATTTAAATAATGAATTCGGAGGTAAACTTAGTTTGGCAATTCAAATTTTTGAAGGTAAATATCCACGTAAGTTTTTATGCCAATTAATTTCTAGTCAATTAGATATAGATCGTTTAGATTATTTAAGAAGAGATAGCTTTTATACAGGTGTTACAGAAGGTAATATTTCATCAGACAGATTAATTACAATGATGAATGTTAAAAATGATGAATTGGTTATTGAACAAAAAGGAATTTATTCTGTAGAGAAATTTTTGATTGCTAGAAGACTTATGTATTGGCAAGTTTACTTGCATAAAACAGGTTTGGTTGCCGAAAATATATTGGTTAATATATTAAAAAGAGCAAAGGAATTGGCTGAAAAAGGTGAGGAGCTGTATGCTAGTTCAGCATTTACTTACTTCTTAAAAAATCAAATTACATCTAATAATTTTTCTGAAAACACACTACAGCAATTTGCCAAATTAGATGATTTTGATATTCTTTCTGCCATTAAAGAATGGACGAATCATTCAGATAAAGTACTATCATTATTATCTCAAATGATTGTAAATAGAAAACTTCTAAAAATAGAAATTCAGAAGAATGAATTTAGCGAAGAAAAAGTAACTAAGATTAAAACTAAGTTTGCTAAAAAGCTAGATATTACAGCTGAAGAACTAAAATATTTTGTGTTTACAAGAGAAATTAGAAATCAAGCATATCAATCAGAAAAGCCAGTTTTTATTTTAAGTAAAAAAGGCAAATTAAAAGATATTGCTAAAGCATCAGACCAATTAAATTTACAAGCGCTTACAAAACCAGTAATAAAACATTTCATTTGCTACCCAAAGTAA
- a CDS encoding response regulator, with protein sequence MSNIQILWVDDEIELLKPHILFLERKNYNVTTCTNGADAIDLVEEQNFDIVFLDENMPGLTGLDTLSQIKQKQANLPVVMITKSEEEYIMEEAIGSKIADYLIKPVNPSQILLSLKKNLDNSRLVSEKTTSSYQQEFRKIAMDLSMVNSYEDWIELYKKLVHWELELENISDTGMLGILESQKQEANNQFFKFMKRNYEDFLTSNDKPTFSHTLFKDYVVPELNKEQGVLWVVIDNLRYDQYRILEPLINNHYKKDEEYSYFSILPTATQYARNAIFSGLMPSEMEKKFPNFWKNDTDEGGMNLYENDFLTAQIKRLSLDITHEYYKITTLKSGKELADNYNGTKQNDLTTVVYNFVDMLSHSKTEMEVIKELAGDDKAYRSLTLSWFKNSPLFEIIQKAQNLGQKLIITTDHGTINCKHPTKVIGDKNISSNLRYKTGRSLTYEEKDVYAVRNPKDIFLPTVAMNSPFIFAKEDFFFAYPNNFNHFVKYYKNTYQHGGISLEEVIIPCAVYSPK encoded by the coding sequence ATGAGCAATATACAGATATTATGGGTTGATGATGAAATAGAACTTTTAAAGCCTCATATTCTATTTTTAGAACGTAAAAATTATAATGTAACAACCTGTACAAATGGTGCAGATGCTATAGACTTGGTAGAAGAACAAAATTTTGATATTGTTTTTCTTGATGAAAATATGCCTGGTTTAACTGGTTTAGATACCTTATCTCAAATTAAACAGAAACAAGCCAATTTGCCTGTGGTAATGATTACCAAAAGTGAAGAGGAATATATTATGGAAGAAGCAATTGGTTCAAAAATTGCAGATTATCTTATAAAGCCCGTAAATCCAAGTCAGATTCTTTTAAGTTTAAAAAAGAATTTAGATAATTCTAGATTGGTGTCAGAAAAAACAACATCTAGTTATCAACAGGAATTTAGAAAAATTGCCATGGATTTGTCTATGGTAAATTCATACGAAGATTGGATTGAGCTTTATAAAAAACTTGTTCATTGGGAATTAGAGTTAGAAAATATTAGCGATACTGGAATGCTAGGGATTTTAGAAAGTCAAAAACAAGAGGCTAATAATCAGTTTTTTAAGTTTATGAAAAGAAACTACGAAGACTTTTTAACTTCTAATGATAAACCTACATTTTCACATACCTTATTTAAAGATTATGTTGTTCCAGAATTAAACAAAGAACAAGGTGTTTTATGGGTTGTTATTGATAATTTAAGGTACGATCAATACAGAATTTTAGAGCCTCTAATAAACAATCATTATAAAAAAGACGAAGAGTATTCTTACTTTTCAATTTTGCCAACTGCCACTCAGTATGCAAGAAATGCCATTTTTTCTGGATTAATGCCTTCTGAAATGGAAAAGAAGTTTCCGAATTTCTGGAAAAACGATACAGATGAAGGTGGAATGAATTTGTACGAAAATGATTTTTTAACGGCTCAAATAAAAAGATTAAGTTTAGACATAACTCACGAGTATTACAAGATTACTACTTTAAAAAGTGGTAAAGAATTAGCAGACAATTACAATGGTACAAAACAAAACGATTTAACAACTGTCGTTTATAATTTTGTTGATATGCTTTCGCATTCTAAAACAGAAATGGAAGTAATTAAAGAATTGGCAGGTGATGATAAAGCATATAGAAGCTTAACATTAAGTTGGTTTAAGAATTCACCACTGTTTGAAATTATACAAAAAGCTCAAAATTTAGGTCAGAAGTTAATTATTACTACAGACCATGGAACAATAAATTGCAAACATCCAACAAAAGTAATTGGAGATAAAAATATTAGTTCTAACCTTAGGTATAAAACAGGTCGAAGTTTAACGTATGAAGAAAAAGACGTCTATGCTGTTCGTAATCCTAAAGATATTTTCTTGCCAACTGTGGCAATGAATAGTCCTTTTATTTTTGCTAAAGAAGATTTCTTCTTTGCTTACCCTAACAATTTTAATCATTTTGTAAAGTATTATAAAAACACATATCAACATGGAGGTATTTCTTTAGAAGAAGTAATAATACCTTGTGCTGTGTATTCTCCTAAATAA
- a CDS encoding tetratricopeptide repeat protein, producing MKKITLLVLGLLCLNLVNAQDKELQLLEKATYLYKQKQHKHAILKLNELIKINPNFVAAYLYRGNNKSELNQFNSALTDFKKVVQLDSLNMLALFEIANNYSNLLDYNSAILYYNKSESLHKNTPKLSYSGFMKRSFLKETNMYFVEENDIFFNRGLSYFALKEYLLAFKDFSSITNKGVDADSKYMLGLTLLKLKKTKESCKELDSAILLGSKKAIILKQKNCS from the coding sequence ATGAAAAAGATAACACTATTAGTGTTGGGCTTACTATGTTTAAACTTAGTAAATGCTCAAGATAAAGAACTACAATTATTAGAAAAAGCAACATATTTATATAAACAGAAACAACATAAACATGCAATTTTAAAGTTAAATGAATTGATAAAAATAAATCCTAATTTTGTTGCAGCTTACTTGTATAGAGGAAACAACAAATCTGAATTAAATCAATTTAATAGCGCTCTTACCGATTTTAAAAAAGTAGTACAACTGGACTCTTTGAACATGTTGGCACTTTTTGAAATAGCGAACAACTACTCTAATCTTTTAGATTATAATTCTGCAATTTTATATTATAACAAATCTGAAAGTTTGCATAAAAATACACCGAAATTAAGTTATTCTGGATTTATGAAAAGGTCTTTTTTAAAAGAGACTAACATGTATTTTGTAGAAGAAAATGATATTTTTTTTAATAGAGGTTTAAGTTATTTTGCATTAAAAGAATATTTGCTAGCATTTAAAGATTTCTCTAGTATTACTAATAAAGGTGTAGATGCTGACTCTAAATATATGTTAGGTTTAACTCTGTTAAAATTAAAAAAGACTAAAGAATCTTGTAAAGAATTAGATTCCGCCATTCTTTTAGGCAGTAAAAAAGCCATTATTCTAAAACAGAAAAATTGTAGTTAA